From a region of the Fuerstiella sp. genome:
- a CDS encoding glutamate synthase subunit beta yields MGKPTGFKEIERKVPGDRDPLLRILDWNEFHDYMPAEDLQGQGARCMDCGVPFCHTGELMSNMASGCPVNNLIPEWNDLVYRGQWREALDRLHMTNNFPEFTGRVCPAPCEGSCCLGVIEPPVTIKAIECAIVDRGFEEGWIVPRPPDVRSGKTVAVIGSGPAGLACAAQLNKAGHLVTVYERDDRIGGLLMYGIPNMKLDKEQVVNRRLKLLEQEGISFVVNTEIGKDIQADQLRRDFDAVVLCTGATRPRDLPIPGRELRGIHYAMDFLRPNTCSLLDSNLEDGNYISAKDRNVVVIGGGDTGTDCLGTSLRHGCRSLVNFEIVERPSTERPDDNPWPEWPRVFRVDYGHEEAAAKFGQDPREFCAQTIEFIGDDDGHVRALKACQVDWNQATEGGPPFSPISGSEKEYPADLVLLAMGFLGPENGPGEQLGIGIREGRGGMSWFTAEHEQYTTSVDGVFAAGDCRRGQSLVVWAINEGRGAAREADRWLTGSSDLP; encoded by the coding sequence ATGGGCAAGCCAACGGGCTTCAAGGAAATTGAACGGAAGGTTCCCGGGGATCGCGACCCGCTTTTGCGCATCCTGGACTGGAATGAATTTCACGATTATATGCCCGCAGAGGATTTGCAGGGACAGGGTGCGCGCTGCATGGATTGCGGAGTCCCTTTCTGCCACACCGGGGAATTGATGTCAAATATGGCGTCAGGTTGTCCCGTTAACAACCTGATCCCCGAATGGAATGATCTGGTTTACCGTGGCCAGTGGCGTGAAGCACTGGATCGTCTGCACATGACGAACAACTTTCCGGAATTCACCGGTCGTGTCTGTCCCGCTCCCTGCGAAGGTTCCTGTTGTCTGGGAGTGATTGAACCTCCCGTCACAATCAAGGCAATTGAATGTGCAATTGTTGATCGTGGTTTCGAAGAAGGCTGGATTGTTCCCCGGCCTCCCGATGTTCGAAGCGGTAAAACGGTTGCCGTTATTGGTTCAGGACCAGCCGGACTGGCTTGTGCAGCACAACTGAACAAAGCGGGGCATCTGGTCACCGTTTATGAACGGGACGACCGAATTGGGGGATTGTTGATGTACGGTATCCCCAACATGAAACTCGATAAGGAACAGGTAGTGAATCGTCGTCTGAAGCTTTTGGAACAGGAAGGTATTTCCTTCGTCGTCAATACGGAAATCGGTAAAGACATTCAGGCTGACCAACTCCGGCGGGATTTCGACGCCGTTGTGCTGTGTACCGGAGCGACCCGCCCCCGCGATCTGCCAATTCCAGGTCGGGAACTCAGGGGCATCCACTATGCCATGGATTTTCTGCGTCCGAATACCTGCAGTCTGCTCGATTCAAATCTTGAAGACGGCAATTACATCAGTGCTAAGGACAGGAATGTTGTGGTCATTGGAGGGGGTGATACCGGCACCGATTGTCTGGGTACTTCTCTGCGGCACGGCTGCAGAAGTCTCGTCAACTTTGAAATTGTTGAACGTCCGTCGACGGAACGACCTGATGATAACCCGTGGCCGGAATGGCCCCGGGTCTTCCGCGTCGATTATGGACATGAAGAGGCTGCTGCAAAATTTGGGCAGGATCCACGAGAGTTCTGTGCTCAGACGATTGAATTCATTGGCGACGATGATGGCCACGTCCGGGCTCTGAAAGCCTGTCAGGTCGACTGGAACCAGGCGACGGAAGGTGGTCCCCCGTTTTCCCCCATCTCGGGTTCAGAGAAAGAATATCCGGCTGATCTGGTGCTGCTGGCAATGGGGTTCCTTGGTCCGGAAAACGGACCTGGCGAACAGTTGGGCATTGGGATTCGTGAGGGACGGGGCGGCATGTCCTGGTTCACAGCGGAACATGAGCAATACACGACCAGTGTGGACGGTGTCTTTGCGGCCGGTGACTGTCGCCGCGGTCAAAGTCTGGTTGTGTGGGCGATCAACGAAGGACGAGGAGCTGCGCGCGAAGCTGATCGGTGGCTGACGGGATCCAGTGACCTGCCGTAG
- the trmB gene encoding tRNA (guanosine(46)-N7)-methyltransferase TrmB: MQTAPVKPLKPWFQTIKDVGDSLNWSRFFGNDRPVQLDIGCGRGLFTVNASERHPETNFLGIEVDYREGRRGAMRLLKRNQPNARIIGGDCNIVLSKLVQPGSVAAAHVYFPDPWWKKRHHKRRLFTAGFVDLLARVLEDGGCVHSWSDVAEYFEVIQQLMNEHSQFDTLSPPAEREAEHDMDYQTSFERKKRQLGLPIYRGLWQRIAR, encoded by the coding sequence ATGCAGACTGCTCCCGTTAAACCACTTAAACCGTGGTTTCAGACAATCAAAGATGTTGGTGATTCGCTCAACTGGTCGCGGTTCTTTGGCAACGACCGACCTGTGCAGCTCGACATCGGCTGCGGACGAGGACTGTTTACGGTCAACGCGTCTGAACGCCATCCGGAGACAAATTTTCTGGGAATCGAAGTTGATTATCGCGAAGGTCGCCGTGGTGCCATGAGACTCCTGAAACGGAATCAGCCAAATGCCCGTATTATTGGTGGCGACTGCAATATCGTCTTGTCAAAGTTGGTTCAGCCGGGATCTGTAGCGGCGGCTCATGTGTACTTCCCGGATCCTTGGTGGAAGAAGCGACATCACAAGCGCCGTCTGTTCACTGCAGGTTTCGTTGATCTGCTGGCAAGGGTTTTGGAAGACGGCGGTTGTGTCCATTCGTGGAGTGATGTGGCGGAATATTTTGAGGTAATTCAGCAGCTGATGAATGAACATTCTCAATTCGACACATTATCGCCACCTGCGGAACGTGAAGCCGAACACGACATGGACTACCAGACCAGTTTCGAACGCAAGAAAAGACAACTCGGACTGCCCATCTATCGCGGGCTTTGGCAGCGAATTGCCCGCTGA
- a CDS encoding 3-deoxy-7-phosphoheptulonate synthase, which produces MPLTSPASLKAEFPVSDAAAQMVYDSRQTIARILRGEDRRMIAIVGPCSIHSEKVAMEYAERLQSVADEVQEQIVVVMRVYFEKPRTTTGWKGLINDPHLNDTFDLPAGLKLGRRILLNVAELGLPAASEVLEPITPQYIADLITLASIGARTTESPTHRQMASGLSMPVGFKNSTEGSLEVAINAMQTARAEHRFLGMDNDGKTCVVETRGNSLGHLILRGGRTGPNYDEASLAEAKRLLTETGLPPRFVVDCSHANSNKDYTKQPAVWNDVIRQRVVGNETIVGLMLESNLNPGKQSLDTDLSGLEYGVSITDGCISFESTAQLLRSACQALADA; this is translated from the coding sequence ATGCCACTGACATCACCAGCCAGTCTTAAGGCTGAGTTCCCGGTATCAGATGCAGCTGCGCAGATGGTTTACGATTCCCGCCAGACCATTGCCCGGATCCTGCGGGGAGAAGACCGTCGAATGATTGCAATCGTTGGTCCGTGTTCGATTCACAGTGAAAAAGTGGCAATGGAGTATGCGGAACGGCTACAGTCCGTGGCAGATGAGGTTCAGGAACAGATTGTCGTCGTGATGCGGGTCTATTTCGAAAAGCCGCGCACCACGACCGGGTGGAAAGGACTCATCAATGACCCGCACCTCAACGATACGTTCGACCTGCCCGCGGGCCTGAAACTCGGACGCAGAATTCTGCTAAACGTGGCCGAACTCGGCCTGCCGGCTGCCAGCGAAGTGCTTGAGCCCATCACGCCGCAGTACATTGCCGATTTGATTACGCTGGCATCAATTGGGGCGAGAACAACAGAATCACCAACGCACCGACAGATGGCCAGCGGCCTTTCAATGCCGGTCGGATTCAAAAACAGCACCGAAGGCAGTCTGGAAGTGGCTATCAATGCCATGCAGACAGCTCGGGCGGAACATCGATTTCTGGGCATGGACAACGACGGCAAGACATGTGTGGTGGAAACCCGAGGTAATTCGCTGGGACATCTGATTCTCCGAGGCGGGCGTACGGGACCGAATTACGACGAGGCCAGTCTGGCAGAAGCCAAACGCCTGTTGACTGAGACAGGACTGCCTCCCCGATTCGTCGTCGACTGCAGCCACGCCAACTCAAACAAGGACTACACAAAACAGCCGGCCGTCTGGAATGATGTGATTCGTCAGAGAGTCGTCGGTAACGAAACCATTGTTGGCCTGATGCTGGAAAGCAACCTGAATCCCGGAAAACAATCGCTGGACACGGACCTCTCGGGACTGGAATACGGTGTGTCCATCACCGACGGATGCATCAGCTTTGAATCAACCGCGCAGTTGTTGCGGTCCGCCTGTCAGGCACTCGCCGACGCATAA